A section of the Armatimonadota bacterium genome encodes:
- a CDS encoding serine/threonine-protein phosphatase, translating to MQEITAEYAAQELAPAPELKIRPRVTVACKTDLGRVRENNEDKFEYYLPEDEPILAGKGLVFVVCDGMGGHEAGQIASEMACKTFLFEYLQHPSQDPLVALSTAVRAANRLVLDCSRAIPSRRGMGTTLSALAVIQDAAWIAHVGDSRIYRLRLPSASQSESLPSDLGPRTSDLGPPFLQLTKDHTWVEDAVASGMFTREEAERHQYRHVLTRAIGTEDDVIVDVERFNVQEGDVYLLCSDGVMNHVSDSRLEEVLSSSGPSEACWQIVSDALVGGGSDNTTVMIVRVDGLESIGD from the coding sequence ATGCAAGAGATCACCGCCGAATATGCCGCGCAGGAGCTGGCGCCAGCCCCGGAACTGAAGATCCGCCCCAGGGTCACCGTCGCCTGCAAGACCGACCTCGGCCGTGTGCGCGAGAACAACGAGGACAAGTTCGAGTACTACCTTCCCGAAGACGAGCCCATTCTCGCCGGCAAGGGGCTGGTGTTCGTGGTCTGCGACGGAATGGGCGGCCATGAAGCCGGGCAGATCGCCAGCGAGATGGCGTGCAAGACGTTCCTCTTCGAGTACCTTCAGCACCCATCGCAAGACCCTCTGGTGGCGCTCTCGACGGCGGTCCGCGCCGCCAACCGCTTGGTTCTGGATTGCTCGCGGGCCATACCCTCGCGACGCGGGATGGGCACGACGCTGAGCGCCCTGGCCGTCATCCAGGACGCCGCATGGATCGCGCATGTCGGCGATTCGCGGATCTACAGACTCCGGTTGCCATCCGCGTCCCAGTCAGAGTCGCTGCCTTCCGACCTCGGGCCTCGGACCTCAGACCTCGGACCTCCATTTCTGCAGCTCACCAAGGACCACACCTGGGTGGAAGACGCGGTGGCCAGCGGCATGTTTACGCGCGAGGAGGCGGAGCGGCACCAGTATCGCCATGTGCTCACACGGGCCATCGGCACCGAGGACGACGTGATCGTGGACGTGGAACGCTTCAACGTCCAGGAGGGCGATGTGTATCTGCTCTGCTCAGATGGGGTGATGAACCACGTATCGGACTCGAGGCTCGAAGAGGTTCTCTCAAGCAGCGGCCCCAGCGAAGCCTGTTGGCAAATCGTAAGCGATGCCCTGGTCGGCGGCGGAAGCGACAACACGACGGTAATGATCGTGCGGGTGGATGGGCTGGAGTCGATCGGGGACTGA
- a CDS encoding DNA-3-methyladenine glycosylase I, with amino-acid sequence MPTRCAWCEGSEAYRTYHDTEWGVPSHDDRHLFEMLILEGAQAGLSWSTILARREGYRRAYKGFDPEVVARFDESRQAELLLDAGIVRNRAKVVASVGNAQAVLRVREEYGSFDAYLWRFVDGSPVQNAWTSLSQVPAETEVSKSLSKDLLKRGFRFVGPTILYAFMQAVGMVNDHVTECFRYEECKRLASTAGK; translated from the coding sequence ATGCCGACCCGATGCGCTTGGTGCGAAGGGAGCGAGGCTTATCGCACGTACCACGACACAGAGTGGGGCGTGCCGAGCCACGACGATCGGCACCTCTTCGAGATGCTGATCCTGGAGGGCGCGCAGGCCGGACTGTCCTGGTCCACCATCCTTGCGCGTCGCGAGGGATACCGCAGAGCCTATAAAGGGTTCGATCCCGAGGTTGTCGCCCGGTTCGACGAGTCGCGCCAGGCCGAACTGCTGCTCGATGCGGGCATCGTTCGCAACCGGGCCAAGGTCGTCGCGAGCGTGGGAAACGCCCAAGCGGTGCTCAGAGTACGCGAGGAGTACGGCTCCTTCGACGCCTACCTTTGGCGGTTTGTGGATGGCTCGCCGGTGCAGAACGCCTGGACCTCGCTGAGCCAGGTGCCTGCGGAAACGGAGGTCTCCAAGTCGCTCAGCAAGGACCTTTTGAAGCGCGGGTTTCGATTTGTTGGGCCGACCATCCTGTACGCGTTTATGCAGGCGGTCGGCATGGTGAACGACCACGTGACGGAATGCTTTCGCTACGAGGAATGCAAGCGGCTCGCCTCGACGGCTGGCAAGTAG
- a CDS encoding 2-oxoacid:ferredoxin oxidoreductase subunit beta translates to MSLAKPKVHHPSLAQNAIGLTRRDYEGVITTLCAGCGHDSITAAIIQAFWDLDIQPHMVAKMSGIGCSSKTPAYFLREAHGFNSVHGRMPAVASGASAANSELTMIGVSGDGDSLSIGLGQLCHAMRRNLNLLYVLENNGVYGLTKGQFSASADPGSMSKKGEANTMAAIDSCRLALTLGATFVARSFSGDKDQLVPILKAGLKHRGFAFVDVISPCVTFNDHEGSTKSYAYTRENQIEVVQTDFVLPRGAIHADYRPGEDRLVKMHDGTYIKLRKVADDYDPSDRDKAYAYIRARQEEGEVVTGLLYVSEESQEMHQQLGTVPGALTKVPYEKLCPGNDALQKLQARFR, encoded by the coding sequence ATGAGCCTTGCCAAACCCAAAGTCCACCACCCTTCTCTCGCACAGAACGCTATCGGCCTCACGCGGCGCGACTATGAGGGCGTGATCACCACGCTTTGCGCCGGCTGCGGGCACGACTCCATAACGGCGGCGATCATCCAGGCGTTTTGGGACCTCGACATCCAGCCGCACATGGTGGCCAAGATGTCGGGTATCGGTTGCTCTTCCAAGACACCGGCTTACTTCCTGCGCGAAGCGCACGGGTTCAACAGCGTCCACGGGCGCATGCCCGCCGTCGCCTCGGGTGCAAGCGCGGCGAACAGCGAGTTGACGATGATCGGAGTCTCCGGCGACGGCGACTCGCTCTCCATCGGGCTCGGGCAGCTCTGCCATGCCATGCGGCGCAACCTGAACCTACTTTATGTGCTGGAGAACAACGGCGTTTACGGCTTGACAAAAGGCCAGTTCTCGGCTTCGGCGGACCCCGGCTCGATGAGCAAGAAGGGCGAGGCGAACACCATGGCAGCGATCGACAGTTGTCGGCTCGCGCTGACTCTCGGCGCCACCTTCGTTGCACGGAGCTTCTCGGGAGACAAGGACCAGCTCGTGCCCATCCTCAAGGCGGGGCTCAAGCACCGAGGTTTCGCGTTCGTCGACGTCATCTCCCCTTGTGTGACCTTCAACGACCATGAAGGCTCCACGAAGAGCTACGCTTATACGCGCGAGAACCAGATCGAGGTTGTCCAAACGGATTTCGTGCTGCCCCGCGGAGCGATCCACGCCGACTACAGGCCGGGCGAAGATCGCTTGGTCAAAATGCACGATGGGACGTATATCAAGCTTCGAAAGGTCGCCGACGACTACGACCCCTCGGACCGGGACAAAGCCTATGCCTACATCAGAGCCCGGCAAGAGGAAGGGGAGGTGGTCACGGGTCTGCTCTACGTCTCGGAGGAATCCCAAGAGATGCACCAACAGCTCGGCACGGTGCCTGGGGCGCTGACCAAGGTCCCCTACGAGAAGCTCTGTCCCGGCAACGATGCGCTGCAGAAGCTGCAGGCGCGGTTCCGATAG
- a CDS encoding 2-oxoacid:acceptor oxidoreductase subunit alpha has translation MKPSINDFAIKIASVNGTGSASANSLIMQAIFRMGIPVTGKNLFPSNIQGLPTWYEIRVNKDGYTARTPEFDLMVALNSATFEKDMAEVRSGGWLLYDSTWPIRTDKAREDIHLLGVPLAQMCNDAFKGVRERILMKNIAYAGVLSALLGIDTETLVTLTQEKFGKKPALLESNQKAIDLGFNYAKENFDCPLPIRLEKMDVTADHILIDGNTATALGCIYAGATVGAWYPITPATSVMEGFAGFCQRFRKDPETGKNLFAILQAEDELAAIGMVIGASWAGARAFTPTAGPGISLMNEFLGLAYFAEVPAVVIDVQRTGPSTGMPTRTQQSDLMLCAYASHGDTKHICLYPANPAEAFEMAVNAFDLAERFQTPVMMLSDLDIGMNDWVIPKLEWDDNYRPDRGKVLSAEELEESKTFYRYLDVDGDGIPYRTLPGTHPKGAYFTRGSGHNKYGGYTEDGAEYQEVLERLARKVNSAADAVPQPFIRTTTGAKVGLISIGGCHAACMEAVDKLEAEGTPLDYMRVRGFPFGKAVKDFIEAHEKCFVVEQNRDGQLRNLLILETEVHPERLISATHYSGFPLSTLEVLGSVRSRTEVLA, from the coding sequence ATGAAGCCAAGTATCAACGATTTCGCCATCAAGATCGCGTCTGTCAACGGAACGGGCTCGGCCAGCGCCAACAGCCTGATCATGCAGGCCATCTTCCGAATGGGCATCCCCGTGACGGGCAAGAACCTCTTCCCTTCGAACATCCAGGGCCTGCCTACCTGGTACGAAATCCGGGTCAATAAGGACGGCTACACGGCGCGCACGCCGGAGTTCGACCTGATGGTGGCCCTAAACTCAGCCACCTTCGAAAAGGACATGGCGGAGGTCCGGTCTGGGGGCTGGTTGCTCTACGATTCCACTTGGCCGATCCGTACTGACAAGGCCCGAGAAGACATTCACCTGCTTGGCGTGCCGCTGGCCCAGATGTGCAACGACGCCTTCAAGGGTGTGCGCGAGCGTATCCTGATGAAGAACATCGCTTATGCCGGCGTTTTGAGCGCCCTTTTGGGCATCGACACCGAGACTCTGGTAACGCTCACGCAGGAGAAATTCGGCAAGAAGCCTGCGCTGCTCGAATCCAACCAGAAGGCCATTGACCTTGGCTTCAACTACGCCAAGGAGAACTTCGACTGCCCGCTTCCGATCCGCCTCGAGAAGATGGATGTGACCGCGGATCACATCCTGATTGACGGCAACACCGCCACCGCGCTCGGATGCATCTATGCGGGCGCTACCGTCGGCGCCTGGTACCCCATCACCCCCGCGACGTCGGTGATGGAGGGCTTTGCCGGATTCTGCCAGCGCTTCCGAAAGGACCCTGAGACCGGCAAGAACCTCTTTGCGATCCTGCAGGCCGAGGACGAGTTGGCGGCCATCGGAATGGTCATCGGCGCGAGTTGGGCGGGTGCGAGGGCGTTTACCCCGACGGCGGGCCCCGGCATCTCCCTGATGAACGAGTTCTTGGGGCTCGCCTACTTTGCCGAAGTGCCTGCCGTGGTCATCGACGTTCAGCGCACCGGCCCCTCGACCGGCATGCCGACACGGACTCAACAATCCGACCTCATGCTCTGCGCCTATGCCTCGCACGGCGACACCAAGCACATCTGCCTCTACCCGGCCAACCCGGCAGAGGCGTTTGAGATGGCGGTCAACGCCTTCGACCTGGCCGAGCGCTTCCAGACGCCGGTCATGATGCTGTCCGACCTCGACATCGGCATGAACGACTGGGTGATCCCCAAACTGGAATGGGACGATAACTACCGTCCGGACCGAGGCAAGGTCCTTTCTGCCGAAGAGCTCGAGGAATCAAAGACCTTTTACCGCTATCTGGACGTGGATGGCGACGGCATTCCCTACCGAACTCTCCCGGGAACACACCCTAAGGGCGCCTATTTCACGCGCGGCTCGGGCCACAACAAGTACGGAGGCTACACCGAAGATGGAGCGGAGTACCAGGAGGTGCTCGAACGCTTGGCGAGAAAGGTCAACAGCGCCGCTGATGCGGTTCCGCAGCCTTTCATCCGCACCACGACGGGCGCGAAGGTCGGCCTGATTTCTATCGGCGGATGCCACGCGGCCTGCATGGAAGCTGTGGACAAGCTGGAGGCTGAGGGCACACCGCTAGACTATATGCGCGTGCGCGGGTTCCCCTTCGGCAAAGCGGTCAAGGATTTCATCGAAGCGCACGAGAAGTGCTTCGTGGTGGAACAGAACCGCGACGGCCAGCTCAGAAACCTTCTCATACTAGAGACCGAGGTCCATCCCGAGCGCCTGATTTCGGCCACCCACTACTCCGGATTCCCGCTCAGTACGCTGGAAGTCTTGGGCAGCGTGCGTTCGCGAACGGAGGTGCTCGCATGA